The Streptomyces pratensis genomic interval CCCCGAGGGCGGCTTCCCGGCCGCGCAGGGCGGCTACTACTGCGGCGTGGGCTCCGACGAGATCTTCGGCCGCGACATCGTCGAGAAGCACCTGGACAACTGCCTCAAGGCGGGCCTCGCCATCTCCGGCATCAACGCCGAGGTCATGCCCGGCCAGTGGGAGTTCCAGGTCGGCCCGGTCTCCCCGCTGGAGGTCTCGGACCACCTGTGGGTCGCCCGCTGGCTGCTGTACCGCACCGCCGAGGACTTCAACGTCTCCGCGACCCTGGACCCGAAGCCGGTCAAGGGCGACTGGAACGGCGCGGGCGCGCACACCAACTTCTCCACCAAGGCCATGCGCGAGGGCTACGAGGCCATCATCACCGCGGCCGAGTCGCTCGGTGAGGGCTCGAAGCCGATGGACCACGTCAAGAACTACGGCGCGGGCATCGACGACCGCCTGACCGGTCTGCACGAGACCGCCCCGTGGAACGAGTACAGCTACGGCGTCTCCAACCGCGGCGCCTCGGTCCGCATCCCGTGGCAGGTCGAGCAGGACCAGAAGGGCTACATCGAGGACCGTCGCCCGAACGCCAACGTCGACCCGTACGTGGTCACGCGGCTGATCGTCGACACCTGCTGCACCGCGCTGGAGAAGGCCGGCCAGGTCTGATCCGTCACCGGCTCGGTACGAAGGGGCGTCCGCACACGGGCGCCCCTTCGGCGTGCCCGGCCGTCGCCACGGCCGGGCGGCGCCCGGGAGCACGCGTGAACGGCCGGGAACGGCGGCTACGGGAGGGGATGGTGAGGAACCTGACACAGTGGTCCGTATCGACGGGTGAGAGAACCCTGCTGCGCGGCCCGGATCTCTGCTTCAATGGGGACATGGCCAGCTTCCAGTACACCGCGTCGGGTCGCAGCGACCTCGAGCCGTTCTGGCCCTCTCGTCAGCATCATGACTTCGACCGGGTGTGTTGCCGCGCGTGGAACGCGCAGGCCCTCTAAAGCCGCCTCATCCCGGCCTTCGGCCCGCGCGCACGACGTACGTCCTCGACGACTCCTCGCGCGAAAGAGCTGACCCTCATGGCGAACACCAGTACCTTCTCCACCGCGTCCGCCGCCACCGCGGCGCCCGCGGTGTCCGCTGCGGCCACCACCACCGCCCGCAACACCCTGTCCCCCAACCGCCCCCGGCTGCGTGCCGTCGACCGTGACGAGGTCGCCGAACTCCCGGACGTGGCCGGCTTCCTGCCGCCGGGCGCCACCTGGCTGCCCGCGCCCCGGCACACGCTTCCGGCACTGCCGGGCAGGCCTCCGATGGTCGGCTACCTGGTGCTCGTGCCCGCCGACCAGCAGCCCGCGCTCGCCGGGGCCGTGGCGTCCGCCCAGCACCGGGAGTTCGTGCCGGCGCCGGAGGCCGACGCTCCGGCGGGCGGGCCCGTCCAGATCGACTCCACGCGGCGCACCGCCGCCGTGGACGGCGTCACCCTCGATCTCACGTACCTCGAATTCGAGCTGCTGGCGCACCTGGTGGCGCACCCGCACCGGGTGCACACCCGCGATCAGCTCGTGACGACGGTCTGGGGTTACGGGCACGTGGGCGACGGGCGCACCGTCGACGTCCACGTGGCCCGGCTGCGCCGCAAGCTGGGCGCCGAGCACCGCCGGTCGATCCAGACCGTGCGGCGCGTGGGCTACAAGTACGCGCCCTGATCACGCACCGTTCGCACAGCAGGCCCCGGGGCCCGTCCCGGGGCCTCCCGCCGTTCCGGGGGTGGTGCCAGGTACACCCCCCGTCGGGTGGCGGAACGGCTGACGGTGGTCCCCTCCCACAGGCGAGACTGGGCGTCGAACGGGAACCGACGTGGGCCCGGTGAGGGGAGAGACGATCATGCAATGGGCACAGTCCCGGGTACGGGCCGCGCTGCTGACCGGTGGGCGTGCGTTCGTCCTCTCGTTCGTGAGCATCGCGGGTTCGGCCGCCCTCCTCGTCCTGTCGCTCCTCTCGATCACCGTCATCCTGCTGGGTGTCGGGCTGGTCACCACGCCGCCGCTCATGGAGGCGGTGCGCAAGCACGCCGATCAGCGGCGGCGCCTCGCCGGGTCCTGGTCGGGCATCCGCATCCCAGTCCCCTACCGGCCGTTCCCGAAGGATCTGCGCACCGGCTTCACCGGACAGGTCGAGCGCACCACGCTCCTGCTGAAGGACCCCGCGACCTGGCGGGACCTGCGGTGGCTGCTGCTCGACATGACGGCGGGATACGTGCTGCTGGTCCTCACCTTCGCGCTGCTGGTCTACCCGCTGGAAGGGCTCGTCCTTGCGGCGGGGCTGTGGCGGGTGTTCGAGGACAGCACGTACTGGTACGGCTTCGTGCCGGTCAGCAGCCAGGCGACCGGTCTGGCAGCCGCGGCGCTCGGCGTCGCGATCTTCGTCGCGGCGATGTGGGCGAGCAGGCCCTTGCTGCGGCTGCACTTCGTGCTCGCCCGGTCGGCGCTGTCGCCCGCCCCGGGTGAACTCGCGCAGCGCATCGACCGGCTCACCGAGACGCGCCACGAGGCCGTGGACACCGCGGCGTCCGAACTGCGGCGCATCGAACGGGATCTGCACGACGGGGCGCAGGCCCGCCTGGTCGCCATGGGTATGAACCTCGGCACCATCGAGGCGCTCGTCGAGAAGGACCCGGCGCAGGCGAAGAAGCTGCTGGCGATGGCCCGCGCGTCCTCCGCGGAGGCCCTGACCGAGCTGCGCGACCTCGTGCGGGGCATCCATCCGCCGGTGCTCGCCGAACGCGGGCTCGGGGACGCGGTGAAGGCGCTGGCCCTGCGCATGCCGATCGCGTCCGAGGTGACCGTGGAGCTCACGGGCCGTGCCGAGGCACCGGTGGAGTCGGCTGCGTACTTCGCCGTCAGCGAGGCCCTGACCAACGTGGTGAAGCACGCGGACGCCGACCGCGTATGGGTGGACCTGCACCATGCCGAAGGCACGCTGCGCATCTCCGTCACGGACGACGGCAAGGGTGGTGCCCTGCTCGGAAACGGCTCGGGTCTGAGCGGAATCGAACGTCGACTGGGTACATTCGACGGCGTACTGGCCGTCAGCAGCCCTGCGGGCGGTCCCACCATGGTGACCATGGAGATCCCTTGCGCGTTGTCCTAGCCGAAGATCTCTTCCTGCTCCGCGACGGCCTCGTCCGGATGCTCGAAGCCTACGACTTCGAGATCGCGGCGGCTGTCGAGAGCGGGCCGGAACTGACCAGGGCGCTGGCGGAGTTGAAGCCGGACGTCGCCGTCGTCGACGTCCGGCTCCCGCCGTCCCACACGGACGAGGGCCTGCAGTGCGCGCTGGCCGCACGCCGCGACAGGCCGGGGCTGCCGGTGCTCGTCCTGTCGCAGCACGTGGAGCAGCTGTACGCCCGGGAGCTGCTGGCGGACGGCAACGGGGGCATCGGCTATCTGCTGAAGGACCGGGTGTTCGACGCCGACCAGTTCATCGACGCGGTGCGCCGGGTCGCCGCCGGCGGTACGGCGATGGATCCACAGGTCATCTCGCAGTTGCTGTCCCGGCGCTCGGCCGACGCGCCGATGGGCGGTCTGACGCCCCGGGAGCGTGAGGTCATGGAGCTGATGGCGCAGGGCCGTTCGAATGTGGCGATCGCCTCGCAGATGGTGGTCACGGAGCGGGCGGTGGCCAAGCACACCTCGAACATCTTCGGCAAGCTCGGCCTCCCCGTGTCCGACGACGACAACCGGCGCGTGCTCGCGGTCCTCGCCTACCTCGACCGGGGCTGACCGAGCGTTCCGCCGAGGCCCTCCAGCTTGTCGACACCGGCCGGCCGCATGACGGGCGCGCCTGTGGACGCCCTGCCGGTGTGACGCGCCGACGCGAATTCCCCGCCGGACTGAACGGGCACGGCTGCCGGTCCGTATGGGACGTCACGCTTCTGACTCGAAGCACCGGAGCGGAGGAGTTCCATGGGACGCACATCGCGCAAGAAACGTTCGACACCGGCCAACCGGGCCGTCGCCGCCGCGGCCGCGCTGATCCTGGGCGGAGGCGGGCTGGTCGCCGTCAACGTCTACGCGAGCGCCGGAGAGGGCGGGTCCGGTTCACGTCCGGAGCAGGCCCGGAACGCGGCCCGCCAGGTGTCCACCATCGACTGCCCGGACGCGGGGATCGCCCTTCCCGACGTTCCTGACCGGGCGCGGCCGGAGGTCGACCGTGAACTGGCCGTCATGGATACGCAGATCACCGACGCCTACCGGCAGTTCGCGGACCGCAAGGAGCGGATCGCACGGGACCCGGATCTCGCCGAGAACGCGGTGCTCGGTCCGTTGAGAGCCGAGCGGGCGGCCAGCCTCGACCGGATCGGGATCGCCGTCGAACGGGCCGCGGGCAGCCGCCCGCAGGGTCTGGACGGCCTCGCGGGGTGCGGCCTGCGCGCCGACGACGAGGGCGGCGGCGACACCGGCCAGGACGGCGGCCCCGGATCCGGCGGTGACAGCGGGGAGGGCGGCCAGGATCCCGGCGAGGGCGCGGACCAAGGGCAGGACGGCGGTCAGGGAGAAGGAGACCAGGAGGGCGGCCAGGGCGAGCAGGGCAACGGCCCCGAGGCGGCCGACTTCGTCGACATCGAATCCGTGCGGCCCGACGCCGACCGGCCCCGCAACCGGCGGGGCGCGTCCCGGGGTACGTTCACCACCGACTGCGGCCGTAACGAGAACGGGAAGTTCAACCCGGACAACGTCATCGCCGCCCCCGGGGTGAGCAACGGCGCCCACCACATGCACGACTACGTCGGCAACCAGGCAACGGACGCGTTCGCCGGTGACGACGACCTGGCAGGCGGAGAGACGACCTGCCGGAACCAGGGCGACAGGTCCACGTACTACTGGCCCGTGCTCCGGCTGCAGAACGGTCAGGACGAGAACGACGTGGACGCGGACGGCGGCGGCAGGGACCAGAACACCGGGGAGATCCAGACCCCGTCCCAGGTCACTCTGAAGTTCGTGGGCTCCCCCGTCGGCAAGGTCACGGCCATGCCGCGATTCCTGCGGATCATCACAGGGGACGCCAAGGCCTTCACCAACGGCGATGCCAACGCCCACGCCTCCTGGAGCTGCACCGGTTTCGAGGACCGGCAGCTCACGGACAAGTATCCGATCTGTCCCGAGGGCAGCCAGGTGGTGCGGTCCTTCGCCTTCCAGAGCTGCTGGGACGGGCAGAACACCGACAGCGCCAACCACCGCACCCACGTCGCGTTCGCCCAGGACGACGGCCGGTGCCCGGACGGATTCAGGGCCGTTCCGCAGCTGGTCCAGCGCATCGTCTACGACGTCCCGCCGGGCCCCGGCTTCGCGGTCGACTCCTTCCCGGAGCAGCTGCACAAGCCCGTCACCGACCACGGTGACTTCATCAACGTCTTCGACGACAAGCTGATGAAGAAGGTGGTGAGCTGCATCAACGGCGGACGCAAGTGCCGCTGACGCGCCGATCCCGGCACCGGCTCACGCCCCTCGTACCTGCGCGGTCAGCTCCCGTGGTGACCGGAGTGCCCTTCCTCGCTCCCCCCACCGCCACTGTTCCCCGAGTGGTGGCGCGAGGCGGTCTCCACCGTCCCCCCGAGCCGGCCGCGCAGCGCCATGACCACGTCGGCGTCACCGACCGCGACCCACTTCCGGCCGACCAGGTACGAGCCGCCGTAGTCGTTGGCCTCGTTGATCCACTCCCGCTGGCCACGGTCGGTGGCGAAGGTGGCCAGCACGTAACGACCGTCGTCCGTGGTGCATTTGGCCTGCCGGAGCTCCTCGGCGTCGGTCTGCACGTTCGGCTCGCACCGCGCCTTGGAGGCGAGCTGCTCCAGGGTCCCGCTCGCGGTGGGTGGTACGGCGGGCCTGTCGTCGCCGTCCGCTCCCCCGCTGCACGCGGTGATCAGGGCGAGCCCCGCGAGCACGGCCGCGGTGGTCCGGTGGGCCCGTCCTCGTCGCCACTCCAGCTGCTCCGCCATGCGGCCATCGTGCCCCGGTGTTCCCGGCTCGCGCGGGGAAACCGCACAACCCGCCCCGGAGCGCGCGCGCCGGAGTGACCATCGCACCATTCGCTCGTTCAGCTGAACATGCCCCCTCTGCGAGCAGTACCGCCCTCCGCCGGCCGCCCGTACGCGGAGCAGGCCGCCGGGGAGCGGGCCGAGACCGTGCCCGCCGAGCACTACGCCCGGCTGGCGCGCATCGCGTATCTCGTGCTGGCGCCCTCACTCGGCCGCAACCGCCGGGTGCTGTCGGCCCACTGGCTGACCCAGCGGGCTCTGGCCGGCGGGCGGGACGCCGGTCCGGGGCGCGTGTACGCGAACGTGCGGCTCCGACTGCTGCGTTCCGCCCTGGAGGCGGGGCCGCCGTTGTTCCGGTTCGCCGTGCCGCGGCGGGCGCAGTTCCCCCCGCTGCTGCCCCTGGTGTGGGGACTGCGGCTGTTCCCGCACTCCTGCGGCGCGGACGAGCTGGCTCTGGAGCAGGCCCTCGCCGAGGTGTCGGCGCCCTGCCGGGCCGCGCACGTGCTGCGAGGGCTCGAGGGGCTCGACGACGCCGAGGTGTGCCGGGTCCTCGACGCGGCGGGCGTCCCGGACCCGCGAGCGGCGCTCCTGGAGGCCGACGCGCTCACGGCGTCCCACTCCCTGCTGGCCTCACCCGAGTTCGACCCGTGCTCGCTGCAGGTCAGGCCGACCGACGCGGAGCGCCGCCGGCGGCGCGGGCGTACCCTCCTGGCCGGCGCGGGAGCGCTGCTGGTCTGCGGGACCCTGCTGCTGATGCCGGGGGACGGTCTGGGTGGCCCCCGTGCGGCCTCCGCGCCGCTCTACTCACGTAATCACACGGCTCAGCAGGCCCTGGATCCGGCCGCGTTGCTCCGGGTACCGGAGGGACTCTGGCGGGTCTCCACGCGCAGGGACTTCACCGTCTGGCCCACGCGCGGCGACCGGGCCAGGGACACCCGTCTGCTGCGGCGCGCCCTCGCCGCCTGGGCGCGGCCCGGCCCGGCGGTGGTCTCGTCCTCGACACCCGGAACGCCCGACGGCCCGCCGATGGGGCCTCCGCAGCTGCTGTACGCGGGCGAGGTCGGCGCGGCGGCCGTGGTGCTGTTCCACGACGGCCTGCGTGTCGTGCGCTACGCGGAGCCGCGCAACGCCGACCCGTCCGGGGGTGCCGCGCTGGACTTCGCCCGGGTGGACGGCGCGGACGTGGTGACGTCCGGAGCGCTGGTCGTGCAGCGCCGCTCCGGCCGGATCCGCTATCTGACGGCGCCCTGGACGGAACGGGCCGGGGCGCGGGACCTCCTCGCACCCCACGAGGCCGCGCGGCCGTTGCCCCGCGACCGTCACGGGGTGACGGATCCGCTGACGGAGCCGGATACGGAGGCCGGGGACCGGGCGGACTGCCGGTCCTGGCCGGCCCTGGAGCTGCGGGACGGCAGGGCGGTGCGCCTGATGACGGACCTCGGGGAGCTCACCCCCGTGCGCCTCACCTCCGGCCCGCCGGCCGGTCCGCACGACGTGTCGGGCAGGGCCGATCGGGAGAGCTGGGCGCGTACCGCCTGCCTGCTGCCGGCGGTACGGTCCAACGGCGTACGGTCGGTGAACTCCTGGCCGTACGCGAAGCAGCGGTTGCCGGAGGGCGGGGGGAACGCCCGGTGGTTCTGCACCAGGGCGGAGACCTGGCGGGGTACGGGCAGCAGGGTTCTGGCGCAGTTCCAGGCCCCGCCCGCGGTGTCGGGCGGGGCCGGGGCCCCCGGGGCGGTCGCTGCCCGTGCCGAGGACTCGCCCGACTGCGGGATACGCCGGCCCCGGGTGCTGGCGGGCGTGCTGTGGAGGTCGGGCGGCGGGCGGTGGTACGTACTGGCCGCGGGCTCACGGCAGTTCGCGTCCCTTTCCGCGACCGGGGGTGTCGAGGGCCGGACGAACGGGCGGCTGATGGTGCTGCCCGCCAGGGAGGGCGACCGGCCACGGCTCGACGGGATGCTGACGGACGGCAGCCGGGTGGGTTCCCTCCGCTGAACCCGGGTGGCCGGACACCCTGGAACGGGCAGGTGGGAGGGGTCCGCCCACCTCCGCCCGGTTAGGCTGTCCGCCATGACGACCGGGGTGCGGCGCAGGATGGGTGTCGGCGAGCGCAGGGCCCAGTTGATCGGCGTCGCACTGGAGTTGTTCAGTCACCGTTCGCCCGACGAGGTGTCGATCGACGAGATCGCGGCGGCGGCCGGCATCTCGCGCCCGCTCGTCTACCACTACTTCCCGGGGAAGCGCAGCCTCTACGAGGCGGCGCTGAAGCGGGCCGCCGACGAGCTGTCCTGCCGCTTCCTGGAGGCACACGAAGGGCCCCTCGGCGCGCGGCTGATCCGGGTGATGCACCGGTTCTTCGACTTCGTCGAGGAGCACGGTCCGGGCTTCGCCGCGCTGATCAGGGGCGGGCCGGCCGGTGGTTCGTCCGCGGCCAACGCCCTGGTCGACGGGGTACGGCAGGCGGCGTACGAGCAGATAGTCGCGCACCTGGGCGTCCCGTCGCCGCCCGCCAGGCTGGAGCTCGTGGTGCGGTCCTGGGTGTCGCTGGCCGAGTCGACGGCGCTGCTCTGGCTCGACGGGAAGCGCGTTCCGCGTGCCGAGCTGGAGTTGCAGCTGGTGCATGACTTCGCGGCGCTGGGGGCGGTGAGCGCCGCGTACGACCAGGAGGTTGCCGGTGTCATGCTGCGGGTCCTCGCGCAGGAGCCGGCGGACGGCCCGTTCGGCGAACTGCTCGCCAGGCTCGCGGTCCTGGCGCCCGCCGCACCGGCCCTCCCGCCGCGGCGGCTGCCTCAGTCCTTACGGTAGGACGCGTCCAGGTCCCGGACCTCGGTGGAGGCGTGGACGGTGAGGCCGTCGACGGGCTTCAGGTGCCCGGCGAGCAGCTCCAGAACGGCTTCCGTCAGCCGCGCCTTGATCTCGGGGGTCCGGCCGGGCAGCATCGCGATCGAGACGTTCACGATGGCGTCGCCCGTCGCCGCGTCACCGACGACGGAGTCCTCGGCCCGTCGGAACCGGGTCTTGCAGGCGGGGATCCTGGTGGACACCGTCTCGGCGACGAGCGGGTGCAGGGCCAGCGCGAAGCCGCGGCGGTCGAAGCTGTCGTCGAGCTCGGCCGAGTAGTCGACGGTGATCTGCGGCATCAAGTGCTCCTGGTTGCGGGAACGGGTACGTATACGTGTACGACGTGCATGCACGTGTACGTCTCAGCTTCGCGTGATCGGGCCGCCCGCACAAGGGAGGCCCGCCCGCACGAGGGAAGCCGCCGGCACCGGGAGCCCCGCGACACGCGGCCGGCCGGCCCCGGCTCCGGGCCCGAGGGGCACGGAGCCGGAGACCGGCCGGTGGGAGTGGTGCGTCAGCGCTGGGAGAACACGGCGACCGTGCGTCCCGGCACGATGAAGCCGCCCGACTTCCTTTCGTACGAGGACTTCTTGACCGTGGCGTCCGCGCCGCCCGCCTGGACGGGGTGCAGGGCGTACGCCTTCCCGGCCAGCTCGGGGATGTCCTGGCTCTGCGTACCCGGCGTGGCGTTCATGACGACGACCAGCCCGCCCAGGCGCATGGTGATCACGCCGGGCGTCTCCTTCGTGCCCGAGAGCGGGAAGGACAGGGTCTGCTGCACCTGCTCGGTGGTGGTGAGGGCGAACGCCTTCTCGGTGGTGCGGATGGTGAGCAGGTCCTGGTAGGCGGCGGACGCGCCGGTGATCTGCGCGCAGCCCGGAGTGATCTGCGGGGCGCCCAGCAGCGGCTTGGCGTACGTCCACTTGTCCTGGTTGTCGGCGGCCGGCGGGAGGCCCCGGCCGAAGCCGTTGCCCTTGCGGCAGTCCCAGTGCAGCGCGTTGAACCAGTCACCGCTGTCGTAGGAGTTGCGGTCGAGCGACTTGGAGCGCAGCAGGTCGGTGCCGGCCTGTGAGAGCGACGGTCCCTGCGAGAGTGCTGCGGTCGCCATCGCCAGGACCTGCATGCGGGCCCGGTCGGCCGCCGAGGTGGCGACGGGGAGCTTGAAGGCGAGGGTGTCGTAGAGGGTCTCGTTGTCGTGGGCGTCGGCGTAGGCCAGCGCGTCGCCGGGCTCCGCCGCGTATCCGGCGGGGGCACCGTTGTAGTCGACGGCCGAGCCCTTGACCGTACGGCCCTGGGTGTCGGTGAAGGTGTAGTCGGCGAGGCTGCCGGTGAGACCGACCTTGACGAGGTCCTGGTAGTGGAGCAGCCGGGCCTTCTGTTCGGCCTCGGTGCCGTTGGCGGCCGAGGTGTTGGGGTCGGTGTAGAGGCCGGAGGCGAAGCCCTGGACCCTGGGGTCCTCGTCGAAGGGGCTGCCGCCGCGCGCGGCGTCGCGGGCACGGTCGGAGAAGGTGGCGATGCCGGTGCCGGCCATGTTCTTCTGGGTGGCCTGGACGAAGCGGGCGTCGTCGGCGATCTCGCCGAAGTTCCAGCCCTCGCCGTACAGGATGATCTTCTTCCCGTCGACGCCGTCCTTCGCGAGGGTCAGCTCGTCGAGTGCCGCGCGGACGGCGAGGATGTTGTCCTTCGGGTGGTGGCCCATCAGGTCGAAGCGGAAGCCGTCGACCTTGTACTCCCTGGCCCAGGTGACGACCGAGTCGACGACGAGCTTGCCCATCATGGTGTTCTCGGGCGCGGTGTTGGCGCAGCAGGTCGAGGTGGCGACGGAACCGTCCTCCAGGAGCCGCTGGTAGTAGCCGGGCACGATCTTGTCGAGGACGGACTTGTCGTCCTGACCGGAGGCGACGGTGTGGTTGTAGACGACGTCCATGACGGTCCGCAGCCCGGCGCCGTTGAGCCCCTGGACCATCTGCCGGAACTCGACGGTGCGCTTCGTCCCGTCGGGGTCCGAGGCGTAGCTGCCCTCGGGCACCGTGTAGTGCAGCGGGTCGTAGCCCCAGTTGAAGGCGTCCTTCGCCGCGGCCTTCGCGACGCAGGCCTGCTGTTCCTCGGAGTCGGGCGCGTACACGGACAGGTCGCAGGCGGGCTTCTGCTGTGCGGACTTCTTCTCGGGGATCGTCCCGATGTCGAAGGCGGGCAGCAGGTGGACGTAGCTGGTGCCGGCGCCGGCGAGCTCCTTCAGGTGCTTCATCCCGTCGGAGCGGGTGTCGGTGAAGGCGAGGTACTCACCGGGGTGCTTCGAGGTCGTGTCCGTGATCGAGAAGTCGCGGACGTGCAGCTCCTGGATCTGCGCGTCGCGCATCGGGACCGCGGCGGGCTTCTTCAGGGCGGACCAGCCGCGCGGGGCCAGCTCCGGGTCGTCGAGGTCGACGACGAGGCTGCGGGCGGAGTCCGCTGTCAGCGCGGTGGAGTACGGGTCGGTGACCTTGTTGGTGACCATCTTCTGGACGGTGGGCGCCCAGACGTCGACGGAGTACCGGTACGGCTTGCCGTTCCAGCTCTTCTTGCCGGTGACGGACCAGACGCCGGTGCGGTCGTCGCGCCGCATCGGGACCTTCTTGCCGTCGAGTTCGAGCGAGACGGTACGGGCGGTGGGCGCCCAGAGGGAGAGTGTCGTGCCGCCCTCACGGAAGACGGGGCCGAGGGCGGAGCCGCTCGCGGCCTTGCCGTACAGCTCGTCCAGCACACCGGCGGTCTGTACGCCGGTGGCGGCGAGCAGGGCGCCGTTAGCGGCGCGCTGGGTCGCGATCAGCTGGCCGCGCAGGGACTCACGGACCCTGTCCCGGTCTCGGGTGTCGACCGTGAACGCCGGATAGTCCTTGAGGTGCGGGTACTTCGCCTTCTGTGCGTCGGTGAGCTCCGTGGCGCCGAGCCGGAGCCACTGACCCTCGTCGGAGAGCGCGCCGTCGACGACGGAGATGCCGCCGTTCTTCGCGTACACGAGCTGCTGGCTGGTGGCGTCGGTGGCCTTCACCTTCCAGACCACGGTGTTCTCGTCGATCCACTGGGCCTCGGCCTCGGCGAGGTCGGGTGTGGGCACCCCGCCGCTCTGCGGCAGCAGGTAGCCGGGCTTGCCGCCGAGCATCCAGACCTCGTGCCCGTACGAGGCGATGTCGAGGGACTGGTCGCTGGGGAGGTCCTTCTCGTCCCCCTTGTGGAGGATGTAGCTGAGCGAGGTGGCGCCCTCGGTGAGCGGGACCTCGAAGGTCACGCCGTAGGCGTCGGTCTTCACGGGCTCCAGCGGCTTGGCCCAGTCGGTCGGGGCGGCGGCGCCCGTCCAGGTGTGCAGGCCCCAGCCGTCGTAGTCGCCGTCGGCGCGGTGGTAGTGGAGGACGGCCTTGCCGGTGTCCTGCGGCGGGGCCTCGGGAGCCTCGGTGGCCTGGTCGTCCTTGCCCTGCTCGATCCAGACCTGGCCGGTCCTCGCGAGGTCGACGGTGCGCTCGGGACCGTCGGCGGTGCCGTTCTTCTCGACCGTGTACGGCACGGAGGAGGCGCCCTCGTCGAGGTCGATCCAGGCGAATGCTCCGTAGGCGTCCCGGCCGATGAAGTCGGCGCTCCTGTCGCCGGACTTCAGCTGCCAGCCCTCGTAGTCGCCGTCAGCGCGCTTGTAGTGGACGACGGCGTGGTCGCGTTCGACGGCGACGGGCTTCGGGGTGGGCGGTGCCTGGCCCGCTGTGGTGGAGGCCAGGGCGCTCGCGGTGCGTCCGGCGCGGTCGACGACCACGGCCTTGTAGCGCAGCGCGGTCCCGGCCTTCACCGACTCGTCCAGGTGCTGGGTGACCTTGTAGGGGGCGTGGTCGGCGGAGCCCAGGGTGACCCACTTGCCGTCGCCGGTCTGGGCGGCGAAGACGACGCGGTTCAGGTCTCCGCCGTCGACGTCCGCGCTGAGCTCGACGGTGCCGGTGGCCCCGGCGGCCGGGGCCTTCAGGGTGACCGACGGCTTCTCGGCGGGGGCGCCGAGCGGCTTGTCTGCGCGGAGGACGATGCTGGACAGCGCGGGCACCGTGACCTTGACGGTCTTGTCCGAACCGCTGCGGAGGGTTCCGGAACCGCCGTACAGCGTGCGGAAGTTCATGCGGGCCGATTCCGTGGCGACCTCGACCGTCCTCGCCTCGGTGGCGTTGTTGGTGGCGACGACGTATTCGTACGGGCGCTTGGTGTCCGTACGGGAGAAGGCGTGGACGGAGTCCTTCGCGTAGCGCTCGGTCTGGGTGCCGTCGCGCAGGGCCGGGTGCTCCCGGGTGAGCTTCGAGAGGGCCGCTATGGAGCGGTAGAGCGGGTGCTTCGTGTCGTACGCGTCGGTCGCGTGCGTACGGTCCGTGCCGATCTGGTCGTCGTCGAGGTAGTCGGCGGTCTTCGAGGCGAACAT includes:
- the pulA gene encoding pullulanase-type alpha-1,6-glucosidase — translated: MSRTTLRRGAVAALCAALLPVVPAASASAAPRPPSPPSDAKLAKEPARHDLTREQFYFVLPDRFANGDTSNDRGGLTGSRLETGYDPTDKGFYQGGDLKGLTQRLDYIKDLGTTAIWLAPIFKNRPVQGTGDNASAGYHGYWITDFTQVDPHFGTNADLTKLIDKAHGKGMKVFFDVITNHTADTVDYAEKKYGYKPKGAFPYLDEDGRPFDDTQGVEEVDADSFPYTPVNTGKKVPSWLNDSTMYHNRGDSTYAGESTEYGDFSGLDDLWTERPEVVSGMEKIYEKWVRDFDIDGFRIDTVKHVDLDFWTQWATALDDYAAKRGRDDFFMFGEVYSADTAITSPYVTRGRLDATLDFPFQEAARQYASQGAPASKLASVYGDDYRYTTDKANAYEQVTFLGNHDMGRIGTFLKQDNPKAGDAELLDRARLANELMFLGRGNPVIYYGDEQGYTGAGGDKDARQTMFASKTADYLDDDQIGTDRTHATDAYDTKHPLYRSIAALSKLTREHPALRDGTQTERYAKDSVHAFSRTDTKRPYEYVVATNNATEARTVEVATESARMNFRTLYGGSGTLRSGSDKTVKVTVPALSSIVLRADKPLGAPAEKPSVTLKAPAAGATGTVELSADVDGGDLNRVVFAAQTGDGKWVTLGSADHAPYKVTQHLDESVKAGTALRYKAVVVDRAGRTASALASTTAGQAPPTPKPVAVERDHAVVHYKRADGDYEGWQLKSGDRSADFIGRDAYGAFAWIDLDEGASSVPYTVEKNGTADGPERTVDLARTGQVWIEQGKDDQATEAPEAPPQDTGKAVLHYHRADGDYDGWGLHTWTGAAAPTDWAKPLEPVKTDAYGVTFEVPLTEGATSLSYILHKGDEKDLPSDQSLDIASYGHEVWMLGGKPGYLLPQSGGVPTPDLAEAEAQWIDENTVVWKVKATDATSQQLVYAKNGGISVVDGALSDEGQWLRLGATELTDAQKAKYPHLKDYPAFTVDTRDRDRVRESLRGQLIATQRAANGALLAATGVQTAGVLDELYGKAASGSALGPVFREGGTTLSLWAPTARTVSLELDGKKVPMRRDDRTGVWSVTGKKSWNGKPYRYSVDVWAPTVQKMVTNKVTDPYSTALTADSARSLVVDLDDPELAPRGWSALKKPAAVPMRDAQIQELHVRDFSITDTTSKHPGEYLAFTDTRSDGMKHLKELAGAGTSYVHLLPAFDIGTIPEKKSAQQKPACDLSVYAPDSEEQQACVAKAAAKDAFNWGYDPLHYTVPEGSYASDPDGTKRTVEFRQMVQGLNGAGLRTVMDVVYNHTVASGQDDKSVLDKIVPGYYQRLLEDGSVATSTCCANTAPENTMMGKLVVDSVVTWAREYKVDGFRFDLMGHHPKDNILAVRAALDELTLAKDGVDGKKIILYGEGWNFGEIADDARFVQATQKNMAGTGIATFSDRARDAARGGSPFDEDPRVQGFASGLYTDPNTSAANGTEAEQKARLLHYQDLVKVGLTGSLADYTFTDTQGRTVKGSAVDYNGAPAGYAAEPGDALAYADAHDNETLYDTLAFKLPVATSAADRARMQVLAMATAALSQGPSLSQAGTDLLRSKSLDRNSYDSGDWFNALHWDCRKGNGFGRGLPPAADNQDKWTYAKPLLGAPQITPGCAQITGASAAYQDLLTIRTTEKAFALTTTEQVQQTLSFPLSGTKETPGVITMRLGGLVVVMNATPGTQSQDIPELAGKAYALHPVQAGGADATVKKSSYERKSGGFIVPGRTVAVFSQR